One window of Pleurodeles waltl isolate 20211129_DDA chromosome 3_1, aPleWal1.hap1.20221129, whole genome shotgun sequence genomic DNA carries:
- the RPL11 gene encoding large ribosomal subunit protein uL5, producing MADKTEKENPMRELRIRKLCLNICVGESGDRLTRAAKVLEQLTGQTPVFSKARYTVRSFGIRRNEKIAVHCTVRGAKAEEILEKGLKVREYELRKNNFSATGNFGFGIQEHIDLGIKYDPSIGIYGLDFYVVLGRPGFSIADKKRRTGVIGAKHRIGKEEAMRWFQQKYDGIILPGK from the exons ATGGCG GATAAAACTGAAAAAGAGAACCCCATGAGGGAACTGCGTATTCGCAAACTCTGTCTCAACATCTGTGTAGGTGAAAGCGGTGACAGACTGACGCGTGCAGCCAAGGTGCTCGAGCAACTCACTGGCCAGACACCAGTATTCTCTAAAG cccgtTACACTGTACGATCCTTCGGCATCCGTAGAAATGAAAAGATAGCTGTGCACTGCACAGTGCGAGGGGCCAAGGCTGAGGAAATTCTGGAGAAAGGCCTTAAG GTGAGAGAATATGAGCTGAGGAAAAACAATTTCTCAGCCACCGGCAACTTTGGGTTTGGAATCCAGGAACATATTGATCTAGGAATTAAATATGATCCTAGCATTGGTATCTATGGCCTGGATTTCTACGTG GTCTTAGGCAGACCTGGTTTCAGCATTGCAGACAAAAAACGCAGGACTGGAGTCATCGGTGCAAAGCACCGAATTGGCAAGGAGGAAGCCATGCGCTGGTTCCAGCAGAAG tacGATGGCATCATCCTTCCAGGAAAGTGA